A single genomic interval of Cydia strobilella chromosome 3, ilCydStro3.1, whole genome shotgun sequence harbors:
- the LOC134756213 gene encoding PAXIP1-associated glutamate-rich protein 1-like produces the protein MTEVNLQGDDWDLPCSDDELTKHGTNIGKNWVVDANELEELYNTIDKGGSLSLEWKCSGRRAPSPIPVTKESKPEVLVSPVREEKSDFDFMDEVSSLRLRVRREGEDTLRGSAKKKTTSFDGILSNLIRHKRIEQMEMQANTPTSSSPSTS, from the coding sequence ATGACTGAAGTCAATCTGCAGGGTGATGATTGGGACTTACCGTGTTCAGATGACGAACTTACAAAACATGGCACTAATATTGGAAAAAACTGGGTGGTGGACGCAAACGAATTAGAAGAACTTTACAATACTATTGATAAAGGCGGAAGTTTGTCGCTGGAATGGAAATGTTCAGGTCGTCGAGCGCCTTCGCCAATACCTGTGACGAAAGAAAGTAAGCCTGAAGTGCTTGTCTCTCCTGTAAGAGAAGAAAAGTCTGATTTCGATTTTATGGATGAAGTAAGTTCGCTGCGATTGCGAGTGCGACGGGAGGGCGAAGACACGCTCCGCGGTTCTGCCAAGAAGAAAACGACGTCGTTTGATGGCATTCTATCAAACCTGATTCGTCACAAGCGCATTGAGCAAATGGAAATGCAAGCAAACACACCCACTTCATCATCCCCAAGCACCTCTTGA